A window of Castanea sativa cultivar Marrone di Chiusa Pesio chromosome 1, ASM4071231v1 contains these coding sequences:
- the LOC142625336 gene encoding uncharacterized protein LOC142625336 has protein sequence MTWIDNPLIGFSEEDAQCLHHPHDNALVVTIQAGNYNMHRVLVNNGSSADIPDYPAFQQMGIGRERLAPSNAPLVGFGGTKITKNITFLVVDCSSAYNAIIGRPTLNSWKAITLTYHLMIKFLTEYGVGELRGDQVAVRECYVVMMEMDDHLQAMSIEEHRSAMEPVERLEDVNLDDS, from the exons ATGACGTGGATCGACAACCCCCTCATTGGGTTTTCAGAAGAAGATGCGCAATGCCTTCACCACCCGCATGACAACGCACTCGTCGTCACCATACAAGCAGGGAACTACAACATGCATCGGGTCTTGGTTAACAACGGCAGTTCAGCCGACATCCCcgactaccccgcattccagcagatggggattggtAGGGAGCGATTAGCTCCATCTAACGCTCCGcttgttggctttggaggaACGAAG ATCACTAAGAATATAACATTCCTCGTGGTCGATTGCTCTTCAGCTTACAACGCCATCATAGGAAGGCCtaccctcaactcatggaagGCTATAACCTTAACCTACCacttgatgataaaattccttacTGAATATGGAGTAGGGGAATTACGAGGAGACCAGGTGGCCGTGCGCGAATGTTACGTAGttatgatggaaatggatgaccacctCCAAGCCATGAGCATAGAAGAACATCGGTCAGCAATGGAGCCTGTTGAAAGACTCGAAGATGTAAACCTTGATGATTCCTGA